The Naumovozyma dairenensis CBS 421 chromosome 3, complete genome genome has a window encoding:
- the MRPL6 gene encoding mitochondrial 54S ribosomal protein uL6m (similar to Saccharomyces cerevisiae MRPL6 (YHR147C); ancestral locus Anc_5.109) — MKGIGRRFFSVNHFLRSHIGASPLYTTPETKITLGMLTAPKVIRKGKRSLKLSQYVSIDGPKGSLRLEIPDFVDIVPEKTESESSSKYFVTVKNPSDVMQKSMWGTVRSHINNNITGVNEGHMSILKFVGTGYRASIEKTDNGGNFVNVKVGASIKQGLDVPDGIRVETPVPTLLIIEGCDKQQVSQFAAKIRKFHPPEPYKGKGIYVNDETVKLKNKKIK; from the coding sequence ATGAAAGGTATAGGACGAAGATTTTTCTCAGTTAATCATTTCTTGAGATCGCATATAGGTGCAAGCCCGTTATATACGACCCCTGAAACAAAGATCACCCTGGGTATGCTAACCGCGCCAAAAGTCATAAGGAAAGGAAAACGATCACTTAAGTTATCTCAATACGTTTCAATTGATGGTCCAAAGGGAAGTTTAAGACTAGAAATTCCAGACTTTGTTGATATTGTACCTGAAAAGACGGAATCAGAATCAAGTTCTAAGTATTTTGTTACTGTGAAGAATCCATCCGACGTTATGCAAAAATCCATGTGGGGTACGGTACGATCAcatatcaataataatattacagGAGTTAATGAAGGTCATATGTCCATATTAAAATTCGTCGGTACTGGTTACAGAGCATCAATAGAAAAGACTGATAACGGCGGAAATTTTGTTAATGTTAAAGTCGGTGCGTCCATCAAGCAAGGATTAGACGTACCAGATGGTATCAGGGTTGAAACACCTGTTCCTACGTTATTGATCATTGAAGGATGTGATAAACAACAAGTTTCCCAATTCGCTGctaaaattagaaaatttcatCCGCCAGAGCCTTATAAGGGTAAAGGTATTTAtgttaatgatgaaacagtgaagttgaagaataaaaaaattaaatga
- the IMP3 gene encoding snoRNA-binding rRNA-processing protein IMP3 (similar to Saccharomyces cerevisiae IMP3 (YHR148W); ancestral locus Anc_5.108) produces MVRKLKHHEQKLLRKVDFLDWKQDQGHRDTQVMRTYHIQNREDYHKYNRICGDIRRLAHKLSLLPPTDPFRSKHEQLLLEKLYNMGILSTKSKISDLENKVTVSAICRRRLPVILHRLKMAETIQDAVKFIEQGHVRVGPNLINDPAYLVTRNMEDYVTWTDNSKIKKTLLRYRNQIDDFDFA; encoded by the coding sequence ATGGTTAGAAAACTGAAGCATCATGAACAGAAGTTACTAAGAAAGGTTGATTTCCTTGATTGGAAACAAGACCAGGGCCATAGAGATACCCAGGTGATGAGAACATATCACATCCAGAACAGAGAAGATTATCATAAATACAACAGAATATGTGGTGATATACGTCGTTTGGCTCACAAGTTATCGCTACTACCACCAACAGATCCATTTAGAAGTAAGCATGAACAACTACTATTGGAAAAGTTATATAATATGGGCATATTATCTACCAAATCGAAGATATCCGATCTAGAGAATAAAGTCACTGTCAGTGCAATTTGTAGGAGAAGATTACCCGTTATTTTACATAGACTGAAAATGGCTGAAACTATTCAAGATGCTGTCAAATTCATCGAACAAGGGCATGTACGTGTAGGAccaaatttgataaatgaTCCTGCCTATCTTGTGACTAGAAACATGGAAGATTATGTTACATGGACCGATAACTCTAAGATTAAGAAAACTCTGTTGAGATACAGGAACcaaattgatgattttgacTTCGCATAA
- the SKG6 gene encoding Skg6p (similar to Saccharomyces cerevisiae TOS2 (YGR221C) and SKG6 (YHR149C); ancestral locus Anc_5.107) → MIQMRSVDQNSLRPRTTAGSFQYLYKRADSDSSSSSKTSSSKSTKCTGTKAQCEKPSMNSHSTSVTVGVAVAVPVAVVIIALAAILIVVYKRSKREAQEDNDPDFDGDGEYLPNVHPYATQPQYYPTNDPQFATRNQNTYPPQQQQQPPIENPFSNMQRVDSSWAVEPFQLPNTDDTNSLREFAKQVQNDKLGGYHLASRNGSRVELSQQSSSVSIPTIKDTIKFAATDDSRFETNNNGYSNSQRTGTIDFESSSNGSPNTFLDEKLVKNSTVSIPTDELPLNTTQNAIQNTLEPYNDAFEFENNREDDADENNEDDYTIPLSSSEEEDIKRMKSIYQVYLDRNGTTYQKAGKMNESDTPLETATKNTNLPMEQTTYPTEVVEDVSNQYGNLDFQSNHENKNTDTSATLAVPTSKTRAASSIYSEAPFQLSAQQHYQPQQSYQQPQQQYPQYLQPLQQVPPQPYLQYPPQAYNPQNQYYQSQQQFNHPQTLETIGELPTPTGLMNSASSHSLTSFRNPSKQQIQLQTARLNGTALNPVDHPEMFYTSTPDAYNNGQGNGYAGTDASIQTNMKKETSTAPLPFQLRQSIVMTNPHDLQAVPTHKPAGSFRNINAANNSRNNSLTSQTNPYYQQQQRQFNSRVSGILEETDTVQPPRMGAILPHSGSQEDLRRQLGSSDNYNVT, encoded by the coding sequence ATGATACAAATGAGAAGTGTAGATCAAAATTCTCTTAGACCAAGGACTACCGCCGGTAGTTTccaatatttatataagaGAGCTGATAGTGATTCAAGTTCCTCTTCAAAAACCTCTAGTAGCAAATCTACAAAATGTACCGGTACTAAGGCACAATGTGAAAAACCAAGTATGAATTCACATTCTACAAGTGTGACTGTTGGTGTCGCAGTAGCAGTCCCAGTCGCGGTTGTGATTATTGCATTAGCTGCAATTTTAATCGTCGTATACAAAAGAAGCAAAAGAGAAGCTCAAGAAGATAACGACCCTGATTTCGATGGTGATGGAGAATATTTACCAAATGTTCATCCGTACGCAACACAACCACAATATTATCCTACAAATGATCCTCAATTTGCTACTAGAAACCAAAATACCTATCCGCCacagcaacagcagcaacCGCCTATTGAAAATCCATTTTCTAATATGCAAAGAGTAGACTCGTCATGGGCTGTCGAACCATTTCAGTTACCTAATACCGATGATACAAACTCATTGAGAGAGTTCGCCAAACAAGTTCAAAATGATAAACTTGGCGGATATCATTTGGCATCAAGAAATGGAAGTCGGGTAGAGCTTTCCCAACAATCATCTAGTGTTTCTATACCGACTATCAAAGATACCATTAAATTTGCTGCAACCGACGACTCAAGATTCGAAACCAACAATAACGGGTATTCAAATTCTCAAAGAACAGGAACGATTGATTTTGAGAGTAGTTCTAATGGAAGTCCAAATACTTTCTTAGATGAGAAACtggtgaaaaattcaacaGTTTCAATTCCAACTGATGAGTTACCATTAAATACTACACAAAATGCGATTCAAAATACATTGGAACCATATAACGATGcctttgaatttgaaaataatcgtgaagatgatgctgatgagAACAATGAGGATGATTATACTATTCCTCTCTCTAGTTcagaggaagaagatattaaaaGAATGAAAAGTATTTACCAAGTATATCTAGACAGGAATGGAACAACTTATCAAAAGGCGGGCAAGATGAACGAATCTGATACACCTTTAGAAACTGCAACCAAAAATACAAATTTACCGATGGAACAAACAACTTATCCTACAGAAGTTGTGGAAGATGTGAGCAACCAATATGGAAATCTAGACTTCCAAAGCAAtcatgaaaataaaaataccGATACTTCTGCTACATTAGCCGTTCCTACGTCAAAGACAAGAGCGGCATCTTCTATATATTCTGAAGCACCCTTTCAACTGAGCGCACAACAGCACTATCAACCACAACAAAGTTATCAACAACCACAGCAACAATATCCACAATATTTGCAACCCTTACAGCAAGTTCCTCCTCAACCATATTTACAATACCCACCCCAAGCATATAATCCacaaaatcaatattatcaatcacaacaacaattcaATCATCCTCAAACATTAGAAACCATTGGTGAATTGCCAACACCTACTGGACTGATGAATTCCGCATCATCGCATTCCTTAACATCTTTTAGAAACCCAAGTAAACAGCAGATACAATTACAAACAGCAAGACTTAATGGTACTGCCTTGAATCCTGTCGACCACCCAGAAATGTTCTACACCTCTACTCCAGACGCTTACAACAATGGCCAAGGAAATGGATATGCAGGTACCGATGCTTCAATCCAAACGAATAtgaaaaaggaaacatCGACGGCTCCATTACCTTTCCAACTTAGACAGAGTATCGTTATGACAAATCCGCACGATTTGCAAGCTGTTCCAACCCACAAACCAGCAGGCTCatttagaaatattaatgCTGCTAATAATTCCAGAAATAACAGTTTGACTTCACAAACTAATCCATACTAccagcaacaacaaagacAGTTCAATTCTCGTGTAAGTGGTATATTAGAAGAAACAGATACAGTTCAACCACCACGTATGGGTGCTATACTTCCGCACAGTGGTTCTCAAGAAGATTTAAGAAGACAACTTGGGTCCTCGGACAATTATAATGTCACATAA
- the PEX28 gene encoding Pex28p (similar to Saccharomyces cerevisiae PEX28 (YHR150W); ancestral locus Anc_5.103) yields MSSSSSLKKGGVKSYLSKQYDRVLDSLLVMEESLSGLQPPSSSTKAAGPMSSKDIFHMVAGSLVNASIEKIRPEREDLLENNDLTLADTNASDELIDGLDGKTASVKELPSETKDHFLEIFLDRLITRLTPTYLPEREHFHEIAKPREPPVSAAVLAGNFKKLGGKMDSLLEFRDSFIRLLTWRNPSGTITMLILFTLICYNPMYLILLPLFEVMYGTIIAAYSFRHPLKRDVYPTRKKYGRSLLYEIFNGGPSTAIPIPTSENQHVASIANEDHDAEILHNPNEDLSGSAKVIVNLRDLQDMTTGLVELNDSITHFNTEVTGFRDEYRSTKVFLKFGLLFLTLKLISPYINWSFVISALAWVTLILMHPKLRKILENSKENPESDVEEPTLSSEKNYDIVLDEKPEIRTVELFEIYQQGIIPRYWRFLKFSNTVFDTSDPYRKAQQPPPGVLQLDEVLPPKNWEFDKNYPWEVDHHVASWAAEKGLEMEIEGEFLYDSLFKRRRLTRKVLKYANPTLNS; encoded by the coding sequence ATGAGTTCGTCTTCCTCATTGAAGAAAGGCGGAGTAAAATCGTACCTCAGTAAACAGTATGACCGGGTTTTGGATTCGCTATTAGTCATGGAAGAATCGCTCTCAGGTTTACAACcaccatcttcatcaactAAGGCAGCCGGTCCAATGTCAAGCAAAGACATATTTCATATGGTGGCTGGTTCATTGGTAAATGCATCAATCGAAAAAATAAGACCTGAACGGGAGGATTTATTAGAGAATAATGACTTAACTTTAGCAGATACAAATGCTAGCGATGAACTGATAGATGGACTGGATGGTAAAACAGCTTCTGTGAAAGAATTGCCGTCAGAAACAAAAGATCATTttttagaaatatttttggacAGACTTATTACCCGATTAACTCCTACTTATCTACCTGAGAGAGAGCATTTCCATGAAATTGCAAAACCAAGAGAACCGCCTGTTTCAGCGGCAGTGTTAGCAggaaattttaaaaaattaggTGGGAAAATGGACTCCCTCTTGGAATTCCGAGATTCATTCATACGATTACTTACGTGGAGAAACCCGTCTGGAACGATCACCATGTTAATCTTGTTTACTTTAATATGCTATAATCCTATGTATCTGATTTTACTACCATTGTTCGAAGTGATGTATGGAACTATAATAGCTGCGTATTCGTTTAGACACCCATTAAAAAGAGACGTTTATccaacaagaaaaaaatacgggagatcattattatatgaaatCTTTAATGGAGGCCCAAGTACTGCCATTCCAATACCAACTTCTGAAAATCAACATGTAGCTTCGATAGCTAATGAAGATCATGATGCAGAGATATTACATAATCCCAACGAGGACTTATCAGGAAGTGCGAAAGTCATAGTCAACTTAAGGGACTTACAAGATATGACAACTGGACTTGtggaattgaatgattcaATTACACATTTTAACACGGAAGTTACCGGCTTCAGAGATGAATATAGGTCGACTAAGGTGTTTTTAAAATTTGGTTTACTCTTTCTGACTTTGAAGTTAATCTCTCCATATATAAACTGGTCCTTTGTGATAAGTGCATTGGCGTGGGTTACTCTTATTCTAATGCATCCAAAACTTCGAAAAATCCTTGAAAactcaaaagaaaatcctGAAAGTGATGTAGAGGAGCCCACTTTGTCTTCAGAGAAGAATTATGATATCGTTCTGGATGAAAAGCCTGAAATAAGAACTgtagaattatttgaaatatacCAGCAAGGAATTATCCCACGTTATTGGAggtttttgaaattttctaatacTGTTTTTGATACATCAGATCCATATAGGAAAGCTCAACAACCGCCTCCAGGTGTCTTACAATTAGACGAAGTTCTACCTCCAAAGAATTGggaatttgataaaaacTACCCTTGGGAGGTTGATCATCATGTGGCAAGCTGGGCTGCAGAAAAGGGACTAGAAATGGAGATTGAAGGAGAATTCTTATATGACTCCCTATTCAAAAGAAGGAGATTAACACGTAAAGTCCTTAAATATGCGAATCCAACATTGAATTCATAG
- the MTC6 gene encoding Mtc6p (similar to Saccharomyces cerevisiae YHR151C; ancestral locus Anc_5.102) — protein sequence MNFFRVWNVLLLILLSQFQFASCQNDWAVLSNQQKIALRSQRDIMSNVTIDQLPIIGGDLRHVLFHENFIDPNITENDNTTNTRYLTTFIDLLSTGMQGFIIDIEQKNNSWVISNTSLPFGTFLNTLQIFIHTTNNNLVANMLVMFLRLPNGTIIQSTDALQRYPQLNLTYLFDQTIQSSSIYTPLDLATDRSGGNAWDTHGRSMEDGWPTFGTFIYSHRKRMIIIELTDILKSTDLPYSFNRTILHYDTKNSTFECPNTESALNDISTLHWRFLNSVFTPNDIGEYVSCGISPIISNNYSNSTIRNIAKLFQSTIWSWGPNQPIYTRIEHGTVTKNDTLQAYNCALLKYYSTNDSITWEVANCYRNERGLCRYKDRSFIWHVTEDEDTYFEFDNFKGSKCPDDYTFSLPRTPLEERALLLYLKNRTINDIDIWIDINSVSVSNCWVNGGPYATCPYQKAVSTRNFVKMLTPPSVISFALLALVFYLSILPLPIHDNRKNWRRISNKVSKSEAEGVPS from the coding sequence atgaatttttttagAGTTTGGAATGTTTTGCTGCTGATACTTCTCAGTCAATTCCAGTTTGCTTCATGTCAAAACGATTGGGCAGTTTTGTCCaatcaacaaaaaattgCACTAAGATCGCAAAGAGATATAATGTCAAATGTGACAATTGATCAACTACCTATAATAGGTGGCGATCTGCGACATGTCTTATTCCatgaaaattttattgatccaaatattactgaaaatgataacaCCACAAATACACGATATTTGACCACTTTTATAGATCTGCTATCAACAGGTATGCAGGggtttattattgatatagAACAGAAGAATAATTCATGGGTAATCTCTAATACATCTCTTCCCTTTGGGACCTTTCTGAACACATTACAAATTTTTATTCATACaacgaataataatttagtTGCCAATATGCTGGTAATGTTTTTAAGACTACCGAACGGCACCATAATTCAATCAACTGATGCACTCCAAAGGTATCCCCAATTAAACCTTACATACTTATTTGATCAAACTATTCAAAGTTCTAGCATATATACCCCGTTAGATCTTGCTACTGATAGATCTGGAGGTAATGCTTGGGATACTCATGGTCGATCAATGGAGGACGGGTGGCCAACATTCGGGACATTTATTTATAGTCATCGTAaaagaatgataataattgaGTTGACGGATATCTTGAAAAGTACAGATCTCCCTTATTCCTTTAATCGAACCATATTACATTACGATACTAAAAATTCAACTTTCGAATGTCCAAATACGGAATCTGCTCTCAATGATATATCAACTCTTCATTGGAGATTTTTAAATTCTGTTTTTACGCCTAATGATATAGGAGAATATGTTTCATGCGGAATTTCACCGattatatcaaataattattcaaattctaCAATACGCAATATAGCGAAATTATTCCAAAGTACAATTTGGTCATGGGGTCCAAACCAACCTATATATACAAGGATAGAACATGGTACAGTCACAAAAAATGATACTTTACAGGCTTACAATTGTGCTCTGTTGAAATATTACTCCACCAATGATTCTATAACTTGGGAAGTCGCAAATTGTTATCGAAATGAAAGAGGGCTATGTAGATATAAAGATAGATCATTTATATGGCACGTTACCGAGGATGAGGACACATATTTCGAATTTGATAACTTCAAAGGTTCTAAATGTCCTGATGATTATACATTCTCATTACCTAGGACACcattagaagaaagagcattattattatacctTAAGAACAGAACGataaatgatattgacATATGGATTGATATCAATTCCGTGTCGGTAAGTAATTGTTGGGTTAATGGAGGCCCATACGCTACCTGTCCCTATCAAAAGGCCGTTTCGACAAGAAATTTCGTGAAGATGTTGACTCCACCGTCTGTAATTTCTTTTGCTCTATTGGCTCTTGTTTTTTACTTGAGTATATTACCTCTACCAATACACGATAATAGAAAGAATTGGAGGAGAATAAGTAATAAGGTATCTAAATCAGAGGCAGAGGGTGTACCGTCATGA
- the SPO12 gene encoding Spo12p (similar to Saccharomyces cerevisiae BNS1 (YGR230W) and SPO12 (YHR152W); ancestral locus Anc_5.99), protein MTTAVSIPKKIETPSSGDKLKVTTIVSTKNVKATQKPTSASLRRSIFKKKTMASAIQDRNKALQLRNKFASPTDRLLSPCSQKLADHKSKFLLNKTNPTKLNFATPNNNNIDSDEE, encoded by the coding sequence ATGACAACAGCAGTAAGTATACCAAAAAAGATTGAGACACCAAGTAGTGGTGATAAACTAAAAGTAACGACAATTGTATCAACGAAAAACGTGAAAGCCACGCAAAAACCAACTTCGGCTTCATTGCGTAGATCGATcttcaagaagaaaactATGGCGTCCGCTATACAGGATAGAAACAAAGCATTACAATTAAGAAACAAATTTGCATCACCTACAGATAGACTACTATCACCATGTTCACAGAAATTAGCTGACCATAAATCTAAgtttttattgaataaaacAAATCCAACCAAGTTGAATTTTGCTACTCctaataacaacaatattgattctgatgaagaataa
- the RTT107 gene encoding Rtt107p (similar to Saccharomyces cerevisiae RTT107 (YHR154W); ancestral locus Anc_5.94) — translation MDQGITTSIKSKLFENLNFLVIATENDDINETTKVVTLLEDNGCNSCLIHDTKDESTTNELTSSKDLKKWYIKTFGSKNIHFIISNTSNFRFYKIAEFDFLVPIVTPKWVTACISTRRHLRTSLFSPNPNHFFRNFQICISTYSMKFSEYIFYSELINSLGGTITHVINNKTTHLIAIAIDDPAIIAIKEKGQNNTIIKSVYPTWLVQCFKERKYIDESPHLITEDQNNSEHLDDIWRFVLDDVVFSDSIKYQFLKNKRFILAMNLSMNKNTYSFFLQLIKNCGGSIVRYIEESDIETCDGNCYIGDKIGTKDYELSLSKGNVELGNLIWFFHMWSICEFVPPNTNLLFEPFKKKIFKSSELILTYTNYFGRQRSYIQRLTEMLGGISTTELSKRNTHLVSRMPVGKKFFQAKKWKDRCQVINHLWLERTYKTGIKQDPNSSEFQDFKIDEDDILLTLGQYNYKLKQLEDLQALKADDIMNSNNGDMTPIKNDDDNEDYIDTILSPPIKSISVSITATEANKKLLTSFEGISRGDVIDNQLKDEMVASKELSNKGKRSIETSANYLKEEIRKNNDDEDKSSTQHKYEKALFDNIKEAKNGVNEVIQQQKEPTPVQCTAQDIEEETKLNINVHAAKEAENTRTLKSNEIVLKQDYSHLFDGLSQEDNDKDQLLRTNAITTTPNISRHSSKLKTPTAIESNRSRSFDTSIVASTDSSGGSGRRAARAKAEKRLHESIESLNEFEKNSKKKRIGNLLPAEIAILEEKKQNEKLAKEIVSKLRRDGERENVLQFSINAISTGCHEDIGILDLEILNQFGIRLYPEITSDINFNTVIAPKKMRTAKFLKSFSFHPLKNILLSTFIDDILKNIHIGNNDFFQGITLNDYKLKEFDNSLIEKKTRQPTKLFERAGIVTINLMNDLIGGTEIISSILKCHGIKHTNVINHKKFGISDIVENKYDNTNDEGNNTGKKRKTTKKRIRLNDGKFIDCPNYVIVATKPLQAKKLKKIMNADEELSNKNVLIVDWDWCVNMIFNLRC, via the coding sequence ATGGACCAAGGAATAACAACTTCGATAAAATCCAAATTGTTCGAGAATTTAAACTTTCTAGTTATTGCCACTGAGAATGATGACATTAATGAAACCACAAAAGTAGTTACTTTATTAGAGGATAATGGATGCAATTCTTGTCTCATACATGACACGAAAGATGAATCAACTACGAATGAGTTGACATCATCAAAGGATCTGAAAAAATGGTATATTAAAACATTTGGTTCGAAAAACATTCACtttataatttcaaatacaTCAAATTTTAGGTTTTATAAGATAGCagaatttgattttttagTCCCTATAGTGACACCAAAATGGGTCACTGCTTGCATTTCCACAAGGAGACACTTGAGGacttctttattttcaccGAATCCAAATCATTTCTTTAGAAACTTCCAAATTTGTATTTCAACTTACtcaatgaaattttcagaatatattttctattcagaattaattaattcattgGGTGGTACCATCACGCATGTAATAAACAATAAGACAACTCATTTAATTGCAATTGCTATCGATGATCCAGCAATCATAGCCATTAAGGAAAAGGgacaaaataatactataaTTAAGTCTGTTTATCCGACATGGTTAGTTCAATGCTTCAAAGAAcgtaaatatattgatgaatCTCCGCATTTAATTACAGAAGACCAGAACAACTCTGAACATTTGGATGATATATGGAGGTTTGTGTTAGATGATGTAGTATTTTCTGATTCCATTAAATACCAATTCCTGAAGAATAAGCGATTCATTCTTGCTATGAATCTATCAATGAATAAAAACACTTATAGCTTTTTCTTGCAATTGATTAAAAATTGCGGTGGTTCAATAGTACGCTATATTGAAGAATCAGATATTGAGACTTGTGATGGGAATTGTTATATAGGTGACAAGATTGGTACGAAAGATTatgaattatcattatcgaAGGGGAATGTTGAATTAGGTAATTTGATTTGGTTTTTCCACATGTGGTCCATTTGTGAATTTGTTCCACCAAATACCAATCTTTTGTTTGAACCctttaagaaaaaaatatttaaaagtaGTGAATTGATTCTAACATATACAAATTATTTTGGTCGTCAAAGATCATATATTCAAAGACTGACTGAGATGTTGGGTGGTATTAGTACCACTGAATTATCCAAAAGAAACACACATTTAGTTTCAAGAATGCCCGTAGGCAAAAAATTCTTTCAGGCcaaaaaatggaaagatCGGTGCCAGGTTATAAACCATTTATGGTTAGAAAGGACCTATAAGACAGGGATTAAACAAGATCCTAACTCATCAGAATTTCAAGATTTTAAAAtcgatgaagatgatatacTTTTGACTTTAGGTCAGTATAATTATAAGTTGAAACAACTAGAGGACTTACAAGCATTAAAAGCAGATGATATTATGAATTCCAATAATGGAGACATGACTccaataaaaaatgatgatgataatgaagattaTATAGATACTATATTGTCACCGCCAATCAAGAGCATATCTGTTTCTATTACTGCTACAGAGGCAAATAAGAAACTGCTTACGAGCTTTGAAGGGATATCGAGAGGAGATGTGATTGataatcaattgaaagatgaaatgGTTGCTTCAAAGGAATTAAGTAATAAGGGAAAGCGCAGCATTGAAACTTCTGCGAACTATTTAAAGGAAGAGATACGaaagaataatgatgatgaagacaAAAGTAGTACACAACATAAGTATGAAAAAGCTTTATTTGATAACATCAAAGAAGCCAAAAATGGCGTGAATGAAGTgattcaacaacaaaaggAACCCACCCCTGTGCAGTGCACAGCACAAGATATTGAGGAAGAGAccaaattaaatattaatgTACACGCTGCTAAAGAAGCCGAAAATACAAGAACTCTAAAATCTAATGAGATTGTATTAAAACAAGATTATTCACATTTATTTGACGGACTATCTCAAGAAGACAATGATAAGGACCAATTACTGCGAACAAATGCAATAACGACAACGCCAAATATTAGTAGACATTCTTCTAAGCTTAAGACGCCTACTGCTATCGAAAGTAACAGGTCCAGATCATTTGATACTAGTATAGTTGCATCTACCGATAGTAGCGGAGGCTCTGGTAGAAGAGCAGCAAGAGCTAAAGCGGAAAAGAGATTACATGAAAGTATTGAATCATTGAATGagtttgaaaaaaattcgaaaaagaagagaattgGGAATTTATTACCTGCTGAAATTGCAATTCTTGAAGAGAAAAAGCAAAACGAAAAATTAGCTAAAGAAATTGTATCGAAGCTTCGGAGAGATGGTGAAAGAGAGAATGTGCTTCAATTTTCCATTAATGCAATTAGTACAGGTTGTCATGAAGATATTGGTATATTagatttagaaatattgaatcaGTTTGGCATTCGATTGTATCCTGAAATAACATCAGATATAAACTTTAATACAGTTATTGCACCTAAGAAGATGAGAACTGccaaatttttaaaaagtTTTAGCTTTCATCCCTTGAAGAATATACTATTATCAACgtttattgatgatattctAAAAAACATTCATATAGGGAATAATGACTTTTTCCAAGGAATCACTTTAAATGATTATAAGTTAAAAGAATTCGATAATTCCTTGATAGAGAAGAAGACAAGACAACCTAccaaattatttgaaagagCTGGTATTGTTacaataaatttaatgaatgatttaataGGTGGTACAGAAATTATATCTTCTATTTTGAAATGCCATGGAATAAAACATACTAACGTTATAAATCATAAGAAATTCGGAATTAGTGATATcgtagaaaataaatatgacAATACCAATGACGAAGGTAACAATACaggaaagaaaaggaagacgacgaagaaaagaataagGTTAAATGATggtaaatttattgattgtCCAAACTATGTTATAGTAGCAACGAAACCACTTCAAGCgaagaagttgaagaaaataatgaatgCTGATGAAGAACTCTCAAATAAGAATGTGTTAATTGTTGATTGGGATTGGTGTGTTAATATGATATTTAACCTTAGATGTTga
- the SPG1 gene encoding Spg1p (similar to Saccharomyces cerevisiae SPG1 (YGR236C); ancestral locus Anc_5.91) — MKLDPKVYSEATKAAKTPQFKYLMLGSVCAAILPTSIYMQQRNSAKEKQKAQEQLLMEKKPERRDSLASMDPLLDDFDSFGTVSAIL; from the coding sequence atgaaattggATCCAAAAGTTTACTCAGAAGCTACTAAAGCGGCAAAAACGCCACAATTCAAATATCTAATGTTAGGATCAGTATGTGCAGCAATATTACCAACgagtatatatatgcaGCAACGAAATTCtgcaaaagaaaaacaaaaagcACAAGAACAACTACTCATGGAAAAAAAACCTGAAAGAAGGGATTCTTTGGCATCAATGGACCCGTTACTAGATGACTTCGACTCATTTGGAACTGTTTCTgcaatattataa